One genomic segment of Sanyastnella coralliicola includes these proteins:
- a CDS encoding L-threonylcarbamoyladenylate synthase — protein sequence MQTQTFHITPSNIDQVQIDQAAALIKAGELVSFPTETVYGLGGNALSSASAEKIYAAKGRPSDNPLILHVANVDEVANYAAEVPDEVYALAKAFWPGPLTVVLKKKDIIPDESTGGLDTVAIRVPDHPIALALIQAAGCPLAAPSANLSGKPSPTTAEHVLEDLNGRIAGVIDGGPTYIGLESTVLDLAHGAPAILRHGGISAEQLKTHLPNLKTSNENAAHSPGTRYRHYSPNANVSLISDFASAELRTWLEEKQAVYIGPQELGNPHIQLSGAEAYAQNIFALLRQLDQRGVQHIAIESIDESGLGRAVMDRLRRAAGLS from the coding sequence GTGCAAACGCAAACCTTCCATATCACCCCCTCCAATATCGATCAAGTCCAGATTGATCAAGCAGCTGCGCTGATTAAAGCCGGAGAGCTGGTGTCGTTTCCGACGGAGACGGTGTATGGTTTAGGGGGCAATGCGCTTTCTAGCGCTAGCGCGGAAAAGATCTATGCTGCGAAAGGAAGGCCTTCTGACAATCCTTTAATCTTGCACGTTGCTAATGTTGATGAGGTGGCTAATTACGCTGCTGAGGTGCCTGATGAAGTGTACGCCCTGGCGAAGGCGTTCTGGCCTGGTCCTTTGACGGTTGTCTTGAAGAAGAAGGATATCATTCCTGACGAAAGCACGGGAGGACTGGATACGGTAGCAATTCGTGTTCCAGATCATCCGATTGCTTTGGCTTTGATTCAGGCGGCGGGCTGTCCATTGGCGGCGCCGAGTGCGAACTTGAGCGGGAAGCCTAGTCCGACGACAGCGGAGCATGTGTTGGAAGATTTGAATGGACGAATCGCAGGGGTTATTGATGGCGGACCCACTTACATCGGACTTGAATCTACCGTGCTTGACCTAGCCCATGGTGCCCCAGCCATCCTTCGTCATGGAGGAATCAGCGCTGAACAGCTGAAGACACATCTTCCCAACCTCAAGACTTCGAATGAAAATGCGGCGCATTCTCCGGGTACTCGCTACCGTCATTATAGTCCGAATGCGAATGTGAGCTTGATTTCTGATTTCGCTAGCGCGGAATTGCGAACGTGGCTAGAGGAAAAGCAAGCCGTGTATATCGGCCCGCAAGAATTGGGCAACCCGCACATTCAATTGAGCGGTGCCGAGGCCTATGCACAGAATATCTTTGCCTTGTTGCGTCAACTTGATCAGCGCGGGGTACAACACATCGCGATCGAATCGATCGACGAATCAGGTTTAGGAAGGGCGGTGATGGATCGTCTCCGTCGTGCAGCAGGCTTAAGCTAG
- a CDS encoding M3 family oligoendopeptidase, with the protein MVVEKKPRRFIAEDKEINSWDDLKPIYDELVARELPFLDDLRQWLADLSEFEAFLEENVAWRYIRMTIDTTDEAASNRYKEFVTEIQPHMAPYSDQLNKKIAQHPMADQLDGEAFRIYLRGINRSIELFREENIPLQTKAQELAQEYGGVSGAMTIDWEGETLTMQQAGQKLQSTDRELREKVFKTMQERRLTDVDKIEGIFDELVKLRHEMATNAGFENYRDFKFAAMGRFDYTPQDCFNFHDSIENALMPIATSIVEKRRTAIGLDKLRPWDLSVDTEGRAPLKPFNTAEELIDGSIEIFEKTDPFFGDCLRTMKDMKYLDLASKQGKAPGGYNYPLYESGIPFIFMNAVGTTRDLVTMMHEGGHAVHSVLTHPIELTSFKGCPSEVAELASMSMELISLDHWNVFFTDNDELVRAKREHLEDILSMLPWIAMIDAFQHWIYTNPEHTREERKAAWMDLETRFGFDAIDWSGMEEGRHYRWHRQLHLFEVPFYYIEYGMAQLGAIAVWRNYKEDPTKALNQFKAALELGYTRTIGDIYATAGIKFDFSVDYIKELAAFVQGELAKLA; encoded by the coding sequence GAACGTTGCTTGGAGGTACATCCGAATGACCATTGATACGACGGATGAGGCGGCTTCAAACCGCTACAAAGAGTTTGTGACTGAGATTCAGCCGCACATGGCGCCTTATTCAGATCAGCTGAATAAGAAGATTGCACAGCACCCGATGGCTGATCAATTGGATGGTGAAGCCTTCCGCATCTACTTGCGCGGGATCAACCGTTCGATTGAATTATTTAGAGAAGAGAATATTCCACTGCAGACAAAAGCGCAAGAACTTGCGCAGGAGTATGGCGGTGTATCCGGAGCGATGACCATTGACTGGGAAGGTGAAACACTCACCATGCAGCAAGCAGGTCAGAAGCTTCAAAGTACTGATCGAGAACTCCGCGAAAAAGTATTCAAGACGATGCAAGAGCGTCGTTTAACTGACGTTGACAAGATTGAAGGCATCTTTGACGAGCTTGTGAAGCTGCGTCATGAAATGGCAACCAACGCTGGTTTCGAGAATTACCGCGACTTCAAATTCGCAGCCATGGGGCGTTTTGATTACACCCCACAAGACTGCTTCAACTTCCACGATAGTATCGAGAACGCTTTGATGCCGATCGCTACTTCGATTGTAGAGAAGCGTCGCACTGCGATAGGACTCGACAAGCTACGTCCGTGGGATTTGAGTGTGGATACCGAAGGACGTGCGCCACTCAAGCCATTCAACACGGCAGAAGAATTGATCGATGGTTCGATTGAGATCTTCGAAAAGACTGATCCTTTCTTTGGTGACTGTTTGCGCACCATGAAAGACATGAAATACCTTGACTTGGCTTCCAAGCAAGGAAAAGCTCCTGGTGGTTACAACTACCCGTTGTACGAATCAGGTATCCCATTCATCTTCATGAACGCCGTGGGTACCACACGTGACCTCGTGACTATGATGCACGAAGGTGGACATGCTGTGCATAGCGTACTCACCCATCCAATTGAATTGACTTCATTCAAGGGTTGTCCTTCTGAGGTAGCTGAATTGGCCAGCATGAGCATGGAGTTGATCAGCTTAGATCACTGGAACGTTTTCTTCACAGATAACGATGAACTCGTAAGAGCGAAACGCGAACACCTCGAAGACATCCTCAGCATGTTGCCTTGGATCGCGATGATCGATGCTTTCCAGCACTGGATTTACACGAACCCAGAGCACACGCGCGAAGAGCGTAAAGCAGCATGGATGGATCTTGAAACACGTTTCGGATTCGATGCCATCGATTGGAGTGGCATGGAAGAAGGACGCCACTACCGCTGGCATCGCCAATTGCACTTATTTGAAGTGCCGTTCTACTACATCGAGTACGGTATGGCTCAATTGGGTGCGATTGCTGTCTGGAGAAACTACAAGGAGGATCCAACCAAAGCACTCAACCAATTCAAAGCAGCGCTTGAACTAGGCTACACGCGTACAATTGGTGACATCTACGCTACCGCGGGAATCAAATTTGATTTCTCTGTGGATTACATCAAAGAATTGGCGGCCTTCGTTCAAGGCGAGCTAGCGAAACTAGCTTAA